One window from the genome of Populus alba chromosome 15, ASM523922v2, whole genome shotgun sequence encodes:
- the LOC118028352 gene encoding uncharacterized protein codes for MSEPRNPPSGLRISMTEPIRSFLLSASKDGDVPRELQDLALNLSSKNNLHYKSFRSIWIRSPPSTRPPDLIRLFSGSNFILSSPKPREKSEELKARLTKLEEMAERKAYAELVKDITPRKNTDEPFSSYKDQIGFGLHVVLIMFTGYLVGYAAFRALFGHSPAMSAAGGILGLVFGMLVETFLFIIRTSNPDPRSSTSNTSRLKKNQ; via the exons ATGAGCGAGCCGCGAAACCCCCCGTCGGGACTAAGAATTTCCATGACCGAACCTATCCGCTCCTTTCTCCTCTCAGCTTCGAAAGACGGAGATGTACCTCGAGAACTGCAGGATCTCGCTCTCAATCTCTCCTCTAAAAATAACCTACACTACAAGTCCTTCCGAAGTATATGGATCCGATCCCCACCCTCAACCCGACCACCCGACTTGATCCGCCTCTTCTCCGGTTCCAATTTCATCTTATCCAGCCCCAAGCCCAGAGAAAAg AGTGAAGAGCTCAAGGCGAGGTTGACGAAACTTGAAGAAATGGCAGAGAGGAAGGCGTATGCAGAGCTAGTTAAGGATATTACGCCGCGGAAGAATACCGATGAGCCCTTCTCTTCTTATAAGGATCAGATTGGCTTTG GTTTGCATGTTGTTCTTATCATGTTTACTGGCTATCTGGTTGGATATGCAGCATTTAGAGCTTTGTTTGGCCACAGTCCTGCCATG AGTGCTGCTGGAGGCATTCTTGGATTGGTTTTTGGAATGCTTGTAgaaacttttcttttcataattcGAACTTCCAACCCTGATCCTAGATCATCAACTTCTAACACTTCTAGGCTAAAGAAGAATCAATAG
- the LOC118028351 gene encoding uncharacterized protein: MGRRKHQERDTATTQNNIVSTSSDIFKFLISDANHTAATFSLFSDSNPFKRKPDDPKSNENPSANADIQDLNFNGTAMKLKKVKTQIPNLGLEPKEEKTLNESGRKRKKRKRDDLESEYEAKKYGPVVNNEENAGVVVGAKRKRADDAADVLFSKESEGFDDDSKLLRTVFVGNLPLKVKKKALIMEFSKFGEVESVRIRSMPITESKIPRKGAFLLKKFNDNADSVHAYIVFNTEQSAEASLTHNMAVVGGNHIRVDRACPPRKKLKGADAALYDNKRTVFVGNLPFDVKDEEIYQLFTGIKDLASSIEAVRVIRHPHIGLGKGIAYVLFKTREAANLVIKKRNLKLRDRELRASHDRQDSTPSKRRKSFAGETANLSNKKLATDSRTPDRNNKSYQGLRASKSGIEKKVHAKRHGATAKVRSKTQREKRQGKRPVVSLRKAKATALKDGGASGPARQKRKLDSRTPDTSNRKKKARKFG, from the exons ATGGGCAGAAGGAAGCACCAGGAACGGGACACCGCCACCACCCAGAACAACATAGTTTCTACTTCTTCTGACATCTTCAAATTCCTAATCAGCGACGCCAATCATACCGCTGCTACCTTCTCCCTTTTCTCCGATAGCAaccctttcaaaagaaaacccGATGACCCAAAATCCAACGAAAACCCCAGCGCCAATGCCGATATTCAAGACCTTAATTTCAACGGTACTGCAATGAAACTAAAAAAGGTGAAAACCCAAATTCCAAATTTGGGTCTTGAACCGAAAGAAGAGAAAACGTTAAATGAGAGTGgaaggaagagaaagaagagaaaaagagatgatcttGAGAGCGAATATGAGGCTAAGAAGTACGGTCCAGTGGTAAATAATGAGGAAAATGCGGGCGTTGTTGTTGGCGCGAAGAGGAAAAGGGCTGATGATGCGGCGGATGTGCTGTTTTCAAAGGAGAGTGAAGGTTTTGACGATGATAGTAAGTTATTAAGGACTGTGTTTGTTGGGAATTTGCctttgaaggtgaagaagaagGCACTCATTATGGAATTTAGTAAGTTTGGGGAGGTTGAGTCTGTGAGGATCCGGTCCATGCCAATTACTGAA TCCAAGATACCCAGGAAGGGAGCTTTTTTGTTGAAGAAATTTAATGATAATGCTGACAG TGTTCATGCATATATTGTTTTCAACACTGAGCAATCTGCAGAGGCATCTCTCACCCATAATATGGCTGTG gttGGAGGAAATCACATTCGTGTAGATAGGGCATGCCCACCTCGTAAGAAGTTAAAGGGGGCAGATGCTGCCCTTTATGATAACAAGAGGACAGTTTTTGTAGGTAACCTCCCCTTTGATGTGAAG GACGAAGAAATTTATCAGCTTTTCACTGGTATTAAAGATCTTGCATCCAGCATTGAAGCTGTTCGGGTTATTAGACATCCTCATATAGGTCTGGGAAAGGGCATCGCCTATGTGCTGTTTAAAACGAGG GAAGCTGCAAATTTGGTGATCAAGAAACGAAATTTGAAGCTTCGTGATCGAGAGCTGAGAGCATCTCATGACAGGCAGGATTCTACCCCATCTAAGAGAAGGAAGTCATTTGCAGGAGAGACAGCTAATTTGTCAAACAAGAAGTTGGCAACAGATTCGAGGACTCCTGATCGCAACAACAAGTCCTATCAGGGCTTGCGTGCTAGCAAATCTGGTATTGAGAAGAAAGTCCATGCAAAACGCCATGGAGCAACAGCTAAGGTGAGATCTAAGACTCAAAGAGAAAAGCGTCAGGGGAAAAGACCGGTTGTTTCTCTAAGAAAGGCAAAAGCTACAGCACTCAAGGATGGTGGTGCTTCAGGACCAGCCAGGCAAAAACGCAAGCTAGATAGCCGGACCCCAGACACTTCCAACAGAAAGAAGAAAGCCAGGAAATTTGGGTAG
- the LOC118028350 gene encoding uncharacterized membrane protein At4g09580, with translation MKGKGGNVGSRFPLSFWEVGAASSVVLGFVLCLLGVYQTMPASDYSFLKLPRTLEDLQILRDHLETYTIDYTAQVLVWYCVVYISMQTFMIPGTVFMSLLAGALFGVLKGVALVVFTATAGASSCYFLSKLIGRPLVFSLWPDKLSFFQEQVARRRGGLLNYMLFLRLTPTLPNTFINVASPIVDVPYHIFFLATLIGLIPAAYVTVKAGTALGELQSIGDLYDFNSIATLFLIGIISITPTLMSKSKS, from the exons ATGAAGGGGAAAGGAGGGAATGTGGGATCCAGATTTCCTTTGAGCTTTTGGGAAGTTGGTGCTGCTTCCTCTGTTGTGTTGGGATTCGTTTTGTGTCTTTTGGGTGTTTACCAAACCATGCCTGCATCTGACTATAGTTTCCTCAAGCTTCCTCGTACCCTTGAAGATCTTCAAATCCTcag GGATCACCTTGAGACCTATACAATTGACTACACCGCACAAGTCCTGGTGTGGTACTGTGTGGTCTACATTTCCATGCAGACCTTTATGATCCCCGGGACTgtttttatgtcattgcttGCTGGGGCACTTTTTGGAGTACTTAAAGGTGTAGCTTTGGTGGTGTTCACAGCCACTGCTGGTGCTTCTTCTTGCTATTTTCTGTCAAAACTAATTGGGCGGCCTCTTGTCTTCAGTCTGTGGCCTGACAAACTTAGTTTCTTCCAAGAGCAG GTGgctagaagaagaggaggattGTTGAACTACATGCTCTTCTTACGACTAACCCCAACTTTGCCAAATACATTTATAAATGTTGCTTCACCAATAGTTGATGTTCCTTATCACATTTTCTTCCTGGCAACCTTGATTGGACTTATTCCTGCTGCTTATGTCACTGTTAAG GCTGGAACAGCACTTGGAGAATTGCAATCGATAGGGGACCTTTATGACTTCAACTCCATTGCCACTCTGTTCCTAATCGGGATCATCTCAATTACCCCTACATTAATGAGCAAGAGTAAATCGTAG